A window of Raineyella sp. W15-4 contains these coding sequences:
- a CDS encoding DUF5130 family protein: MLIGDGLSPTDVKRVARAAEQAQELCGLPFTAYVAEDDVQGAAATGSVDERAHVLHATLADRDTAVLVYVDPRHREVVVVTGSRAAGVLSDASCALATATMGSSFAAGDLAGGLVGGLIQLGEAARTPISEHRRPTIDR, encoded by the coding sequence ATGCTCATTGGTGACGGACTCTCCCCGACCGATGTGAAGCGGGTCGCCCGGGCGGCCGAGCAGGCCCAGGAGTTGTGTGGCCTCCCGTTCACCGCGTACGTCGCCGAGGACGATGTGCAGGGCGCCGCGGCGACGGGCTCGGTCGACGAGCGGGCGCACGTCCTGCACGCGACCCTGGCGGACCGGGACACGGCCGTCCTCGTCTATGTCGATCCGCGGCACCGAGAGGTCGTCGTGGTGACCGGCTCCCGGGCGGCCGGTGTCCTCTCCGACGCCTCCTGCGCGCTGGCCACCGCCACGATGGGCTCCAGCTTCGCCGCCGGTGACCTCGCCGGTGGGCTGGTCGGCGGCCTCATCCAGCTCGGCGAGGCCGCCCGCACCCCGATCAGCGAACACCGGCGGCCGACGATCGACCGCTGA
- a CDS encoding Nif3-like dinuclear metal center hexameric protein has protein sequence MSTVGGIVTLVESWFPPATAESWDRVGLVVGNRNRPVARILCTVDVTLPVVEQAIAMDADLIIAHHPLLLRGLHAVDADDPKGAMVLRLAEHRIALWAGHTNADIATGGVGEALADAIGVVDQRPMVPRPSPGLDNLVTFVPPDHLVAVVEALSAAGAGRVGAYDSCHFASPGTGSFRPLEGATPYVGTIGEVEHVAEQRVEMVLPRSRREAVVGALLRSHPYETPAWHIVETAPALATAGLGRVGRLDRELTLAALGQRIADALPATAGGVRIGGDPQRTVRTVAVLAGAGDSLLDRARELRVDCYVTSDLRHHPAGEFLERTHLDPAQPALVDISHWAAEWTWLPVLADRLGTAVDDVEVEISTLVTDPWTATFHRQA, from the coding sequence ATGAGCACTGTCGGCGGGATCGTCACCCTGGTGGAGTCGTGGTTCCCACCGGCGACGGCGGAGTCCTGGGACCGGGTCGGGCTGGTGGTCGGCAACCGCAACCGGCCGGTGGCCCGGATCCTCTGCACCGTCGACGTCACGCTGCCCGTCGTGGAGCAGGCGATCGCGATGGACGCCGACCTGATCATCGCCCACCACCCGCTGCTGCTGCGCGGACTTCACGCGGTCGACGCGGACGACCCGAAGGGCGCCATGGTGCTGCGGCTCGCCGAGCACCGGATCGCCCTGTGGGCCGGTCACACCAACGCCGACATCGCCACCGGCGGGGTCGGGGAGGCGCTCGCCGACGCGATCGGGGTGGTCGACCAGCGGCCGATGGTGCCCCGCCCCAGCCCCGGCCTCGACAATCTGGTCACCTTCGTGCCGCCCGACCACCTGGTGGCGGTCGTCGAGGCGCTCTCCGCAGCCGGCGCCGGGCGGGTCGGAGCGTACGACTCCTGCCACTTCGCGTCCCCGGGCACCGGCTCCTTCCGGCCGCTGGAGGGCGCGACCCCATACGTCGGGACGATCGGCGAGGTCGAACACGTCGCCGAGCAACGGGTGGAGATGGTGCTGCCCCGGTCGCGGCGCGAGGCGGTGGTCGGCGCATTGTTGCGCAGCCATCCGTACGAGACGCCGGCCTGGCACATCGTCGAGACCGCACCCGCCCTCGCCACGGCCGGGCTCGGCCGGGTCGGCCGGCTGGACCGGGAGCTGACCCTGGCGGCGCTCGGCCAGCGGATCGCCGACGCGCTTCCGGCCACCGCAGGCGGCGTACGTATCGGCGGGGACCCGCAGCGGACCGTCCGCACGGTCGCCGTGCTGGCCGGGGCCGGGGACTCGCTGCTGGACCGGGCCCGCGAGCTGAGGGTCGACTGCTATGTCACCTCCGACCTGCGCCACCACCCGGCCGGGGAGTTCCTGGAGCGTACGCACCTCGACCCGGCGCAGCCGGCCCTGGTCGACATCAGCCACTGGGCCGCGGAATGGACCTGGCTGCCGGTGCTGGCGGACCGACTCGGCACCGCCGTCGACGACGTCGAGGTGGAGATCAGCACCCTGGTCACCGACCCATGGACGGCGACCTTCCACCGACAGGCCTGA
- the pepN gene encoding aminopeptidase N, which yields MYSENITREEARTRADLVSTDAYRVLVDLTGRTPSGSTLADPDGTFVSRSTVEFSSRAGVTWIDLIAASVLEATLDGEPLDVSAYDGARLPLTLTEGSHELTVVGLCHYSHTGEGLHRFIDPADRRVYLYTQFEVADARRMYANFEQPSLKATFELSVVAPQNWLVISNAASVDPVVIPEPDPLHGWDIWGLPYARWDFAPTVRISTYLTALVAGNYHRVHDTYTGPNGDIPLSLLCRESMVPHLDADRLFATTKRGFAVFEAAFGTPYPFGTYDQSFVPEFNAGAMENAGCVTHRDDYLFRSRVTAAAYENRDNTILHEMAHMWFGDLVTMSWWDDLWLNESFAEWASHFAMAEYHEHPEQPWVTFANQRKTWAYRQDQLPTTHPIAADMVDLLAVESNFDGITYAKGASALRQLVAYVGRDNFLVGVRQYFADHAYGNTTLQDLFDALQTASGRDLSGWAAQWLQVPGVSTLAADFDVDADGRFSRFAIRQYLPAAYPVARIHRMAIGLYNRVDEHTITRTGRVEIDVEGEVVDVVELVGAHRPDLILLNDDDLTYAKVRLDGQSLATVVDHLADLDSALARAVCWGAAWDMTRDGELPAADYLTLVLGAVGRETDPTAVQRTLGQVLTAVTFYAPAEQRGQLVHTLEKGLAHLVAGAERGSDAQLTFVRTLASAATSAAAGEVVRAWLAGEEKVPGLEIDTDLRWHLLTQLARLGLAGNTRIDAELDRDRTISGEQNAAAARAALPDPADKAEAWRLATAAADVPNETQRSICLSFWRPGQEDLLRPYADRFLDVVEVMGAGGNGWDKKGIALRENVLRHLFPALVADEAFLARLDAFLADHALTTPIRRSLAESRDDALRALHAQTVARARLAVPTPAEEPSQLAVGEEPADSPVAAAADVPAVGEEAADEAPGPVAEAAGQAPDETDEAPASQAPVVDDDPTAHSLRPVTAPILTEQDVDVHPGGAISPTAGFFHESSASPTSAGSPTER from the coding sequence TTGTACTCCGAGAACATCACGCGCGAGGAGGCCCGTACCCGGGCCGACCTGGTGAGCACCGACGCCTACCGTGTCCTGGTCGACCTCACCGGGCGCACGCCGTCCGGGTCGACCCTGGCGGACCCGGACGGGACCTTCGTGTCCCGCTCGACGGTCGAGTTCTCCAGCCGAGCCGGCGTCACCTGGATCGACCTGATCGCCGCGTCGGTCCTCGAGGCGACCCTGGACGGGGAGCCGTTGGACGTGTCGGCGTACGACGGGGCCCGGCTGCCGCTGACCCTGACCGAGGGCTCGCACGAGCTCACCGTCGTCGGGCTGTGCCACTACTCCCACACCGGTGAGGGGCTGCATCGCTTCATCGACCCGGCCGACCGGCGGGTGTACCTCTACACCCAGTTCGAGGTGGCCGACGCCCGGCGGATGTACGCCAACTTCGAGCAGCCGAGCCTCAAGGCCACCTTCGAGCTGTCGGTCGTCGCCCCGCAGAACTGGCTGGTCATCTCCAACGCAGCATCGGTCGACCCGGTGGTCATCCCCGAGCCGGACCCGCTGCACGGATGGGACATCTGGGGTCTGCCGTACGCTCGGTGGGACTTCGCCCCGACCGTCCGGATCTCCACCTACCTGACCGCGCTGGTGGCTGGCAACTACCACCGGGTCCACGACACCTACACCGGCCCGAACGGCGACATCCCGCTGTCCCTGCTGTGCCGGGAGTCGATGGTGCCGCACCTCGACGCCGACCGCCTCTTCGCCACCACGAAGCGGGGGTTCGCCGTCTTCGAGGCCGCCTTCGGCACGCCGTACCCGTTCGGGACCTACGACCAGTCGTTCGTGCCGGAGTTCAACGCCGGCGCGATGGAGAACGCCGGCTGCGTCACCCATCGCGACGACTACCTGTTCCGGTCCCGGGTGACCGCGGCGGCGTACGAGAACCGGGACAACACGATCCTGCACGAGATGGCCCACATGTGGTTCGGCGATCTCGTCACGATGTCGTGGTGGGACGACCTGTGGCTCAACGAGTCGTTCGCCGAGTGGGCCTCGCACTTCGCGATGGCCGAGTACCACGAGCATCCCGAGCAGCCGTGGGTGACCTTCGCCAACCAGCGGAAGACCTGGGCCTACCGCCAGGACCAGTTGCCGACCACCCACCCGATCGCGGCCGACATGGTCGACCTGCTGGCGGTGGAGTCCAACTTCGACGGCATCACCTACGCCAAGGGCGCCTCGGCGCTGCGCCAGCTGGTGGCATACGTCGGCCGGGACAACTTCCTCGTCGGGGTCCGCCAGTACTTCGCCGACCATGCGTACGGCAACACCACACTGCAGGACCTGTTCGACGCGCTGCAGACGGCCTCCGGGCGGGACCTGTCCGGCTGGGCGGCCCAGTGGCTGCAGGTGCCCGGCGTGAGCACCCTCGCCGCCGATTTCGACGTCGACGCCGACGGCCGGTTCAGCCGCTTCGCCATCCGCCAGTACCTGCCGGCGGCCTATCCGGTGGCGCGGATCCACCGGATGGCGATCGGCCTCTACAACCGGGTCGACGAGCACACCATCACCCGCACCGGCCGGGTGGAGATCGACGTCGAGGGCGAGGTGGTCGACGTCGTCGAGCTGGTCGGTGCCCACCGTCCCGACCTGATCCTGCTCAACGACGACGACCTGACGTACGCCAAGGTCCGCCTCGACGGGCAGTCGCTGGCCACCGTGGTCGATCATCTGGCCGACCTCGATTCCGCGCTGGCCCGGGCCGTCTGCTGGGGTGCCGCCTGGGACATGACCCGTGACGGAGAGCTGCCGGCCGCCGACTACCTCACCCTGGTGCTCGGCGCGGTCGGTCGGGAGACCGATCCCACCGCCGTCCAGCGGACGCTCGGCCAGGTGCTCACCGCGGTGACCTTCTACGCCCCCGCGGAGCAGCGCGGCCAGCTCGTCCACACCCTCGAGAAGGGCCTGGCCCACCTGGTCGCCGGCGCCGAGCGCGGCTCGGACGCCCAGCTCACCTTCGTCCGCACCCTGGCCTCGGCCGCCACCAGCGCCGCCGCCGGGGAGGTCGTCCGGGCCTGGCTCGCCGGGGAGGAGAAGGTGCCCGGCCTGGAGATCGACACCGATCTGCGCTGGCATCTGCTCACCCAGCTGGCCCGGCTCGGGCTGGCCGGCAACACCCGGATCGATGCCGAGCTGGACCGCGACCGCACCATCAGTGGCGAGCAGAACGCCGCCGCGGCCCGGGCCGCACTGCCCGACCCGGCCGACAAGGCCGAGGCCTGGCGGCTCGCCACGGCGGCCGCCGATGTGCCGAACGAGACCCAGCGCAGCATCTGCCTGTCGTTCTGGCGTCCGGGTCAGGAGGATCTGCTGCGGCCGTACGCCGATCGCTTCCTCGACGTCGTCGAGGTGATGGGGGCGGGTGGCAACGGATGGGACAAGAAGGGCATCGCGTTGCGGGAGAACGTGCTCCGGCACCTCTTCCCCGCACTGGTCGCCGATGAGGCGTTCCTGGCCCGGCTCGACGCCTTCCTGGCGGACCATGCACTGACCACGCCGATCCGCCGGTCACTGGCGGAGTCGCGTGACGACGCGCTGCGTGCGCTGCATGCCCAGACGGTGGCCCGCGCCCGCCTGGCGGTCCCCACCCCCGCGGAGGAGCCGTCGCAGCTGGCGGTCGGCGAGGAGCCCGCGGACTCTCCGGTCGCCGCCGCGGCGGATGTCCCGGCCGTCGGCGAGGAAGCTGCCGACGAGGCCCCGGGGCCGGTGGCCGAGGCGGCAGGCCAGGCGCCGGACGAGACCGACGAAGCGCCGGCGAGCCAGGCCCCGGTGGTCGACGACGACCCGACGGCGCACAGCCTGCGGCCGGTCACCGCCCCGATCCTCACCGAACAGGACGTGGACGTCCATCCGGGCGGCGCGATCTCGCCGACCGCCGGGTTCTTCCACGAGTCCTCGGCCTCCCCCACCTCGGCGGGCTCCCCCACCGAGCGGTGA
- a CDS encoding DsbA family protein has product MIETQPAPREDLQQVDFWFDPQCPWAWMASRWMLEVEKVRPVRTVFHVMSLSVLNEGRDELDDDYKRFLAGAWGSVRVALAVEERYGSEKLREFYTALGTRFHPRREPRDRATLEAALVEVGVPADLADAADTDANDEALRRSHHEGMDPVGNEVGTPVIRIHGHSLFGPVVSPAPKGEQAGRLFDGVSLVTEYEGFYELKRSRTRGPIFD; this is encoded by the coding sequence ATGATCGAGACGCAGCCCGCCCCGCGCGAGGACCTCCAGCAGGTGGATTTCTGGTTCGACCCGCAGTGCCCCTGGGCCTGGATGGCCTCGCGCTGGATGCTCGAGGTGGAGAAGGTCCGCCCGGTGCGGACGGTCTTCCACGTGATGAGCCTGTCGGTGCTCAACGAGGGGCGCGACGAGCTCGACGACGACTACAAGCGGTTCCTCGCCGGCGCCTGGGGCTCCGTCCGGGTCGCCCTGGCGGTGGAGGAACGCTACGGCTCCGAAAAGCTGCGGGAGTTCTACACCGCGCTCGGCACCCGGTTCCACCCGCGCCGTGAGCCGCGCGACCGGGCCACCCTGGAGGCGGCGCTGGTCGAGGTGGGCGTCCCCGCCGACCTCGCCGACGCTGCGGACACCGACGCCAACGACGAGGCGTTGCGCCGCTCGCACCACGAGGGCATGGATCCGGTGGGCAACGAGGTGGGTACGCCGGTCATCCGGATCCACGGGCATTCGCTCTTCGGCCCGGTGGTCTCCCCGGCACCGAAGGGAGAGCAGGCCGGTCGGCTGTTCGACGGCGTGTCACTGGTGACCGAGTACGAGGGCTTCTACGAGTTGAAGCGGTCGCGGACCCGGGGACCGATCTTCGACTGA
- a CDS encoding ribose-5-phosphate isomerase — translation MRVHIATDHAGFELKNHLVEALIADGHDVVDHGAREYDAQDDYPDTCIPGAQAVAAEPGSLGIVIGGSGNGENIAANKVPGIRSILAWNVTIAELGRQHNDANVIAIGARQHEPEFALAMVRAFLATPFSQDERHQRRIDKLSAYDASR, via the coding sequence ATGCGCGTTCACATTGCCACCGACCACGCCGGGTTCGAGCTGAAGAACCACCTCGTCGAGGCCCTCATCGCCGACGGCCACGACGTGGTGGACCACGGCGCCCGCGAGTACGACGCCCAGGACGACTACCCGGACACCTGCATCCCCGGTGCCCAGGCCGTGGCGGCGGAGCCGGGGTCGTTGGGTATCGTCATCGGCGGGTCGGGCAATGGGGAGAACATCGCGGCGAACAAGGTCCCCGGGATCCGGTCGATCCTGGCCTGGAACGTGACGATCGCCGAGCTGGGCCGCCAGCACAATGACGCCAACGTGATCGCCATCGGCGCCCGCCAGCACGAGCCGGAGTTCGCCCTGGCGATGGTCCGGGCCTTCCTCGCCACGCCGTTCTCCCAGGACGAGCGGCACCAGCGCCGGATCGACAAGCTCAGCGCGTACGACGCCTCCCGCTGA
- a CDS encoding Fpg/Nei family DNA glycosylase, whose amino-acid sequence MPEGHVLHRLADELTTAFAGRPVAVSSPQGRFASEALLLDGRTLTGARAAGKHLFIEFAEDRVVHVHLGLIGRMTVEPSHPVVGQVRLRIAADGRVADLRGPQGCRLTDPTAETAMIARLGPDPLDPEADPGRAYARLHRSHRPLAAVLLDQSVLAGVGNVYRAEVLFRHGLDPLLPADAVTPALWCRLWEDLVALMAEGKRLGRIDTVRPEHTPGAMGRPPRVDDHGGEVYVYRRAGQPCLVCGTPIRQRELAGRNLFWCPTCQQGG is encoded by the coding sequence GTGCCCGAGGGCCACGTCCTGCATCGACTCGCCGACGAGCTGACCACGGCGTTCGCCGGCCGGCCGGTCGCCGTCAGCAGCCCCCAAGGACGGTTCGCCTCCGAGGCCCTGCTGCTCGACGGGCGGACGCTGACCGGGGCCCGCGCCGCCGGCAAGCACCTGTTCATCGAGTTCGCCGAGGACCGGGTGGTGCACGTCCACCTGGGCCTGATCGGCAGGATGACGGTCGAACCGTCGCATCCGGTGGTCGGGCAGGTGCGCCTGCGGATCGCCGCGGACGGTCGCGTCGCCGACCTGCGCGGGCCGCAGGGCTGCCGGCTGACCGATCCGACCGCCGAGACCGCGATGATCGCCCGGCTCGGTCCGGACCCGCTGGATCCGGAGGCCGACCCCGGGCGTGCCTACGCCCGGCTCCACCGCTCGCACCGCCCGCTCGCCGCGGTCCTGCTCGACCAGTCGGTGCTGGCCGGCGTCGGCAACGTCTACCGGGCCGAGGTGCTGTTCCGACACGGTCTGGATCCGCTGCTGCCCGCTGACGCGGTCACCCCGGCGCTGTGGTGCCGGCTCTGGGAGGACCTGGTCGCGTTGATGGCCGAGGGCAAGCGGCTCGGCCGGATCGACACCGTACGCCCCGAGCACACCCCCGGGGCGATGGGACGGCCGCCCCGGGTGGACGACCACGGCGGTGAGGTGTACGTCTACCGGCGGGCCGGACAGCCCTGCCTGGTCTGCGGCACCCCGATCCGGCAGCGCGAGCTGGCCGGCCGGAACCTGTTCTGGTGCCCGACCTGCCAACAGGGTGGGTGA
- a CDS encoding ABC transporter substrate-binding protein — protein MKKMARLFAAVAALAMTGTLAACGGGSSTPTASGSPAAAAPTTVNTAAPLYAKLPQSIKDKGAIQVGASIEYAPMEYYDTDGKTVIGFDKELSDLLTAKLGVPFVWNGTTFDGLITQLNSNRLDTIISAMTDTPERQQQVDFVDYYRAGMVMLVQKGNPKGIRTVDDLCGKTVAVQRGTSQDQYLQTTVQDQCKAAGKPLNLLAFDTESEAMLQVKQGRADSGMQDYPVAAYNVKQGNGAYETAGDQVIANPLGIAVRKSDTQLRDALQQAVQAIMDDGSYQKLIEKYDTPQGAIDKATINAGK, from the coding sequence ATGAAGAAGATGGCACGACTGTTCGCCGCAGTCGCCGCGCTGGCGATGACCGGCACGCTGGCCGCCTGTGGCGGTGGATCGAGCACTCCCACGGCCAGTGGCAGTCCTGCCGCGGCGGCGCCGACGACGGTCAACACCGCCGCCCCGCTCTACGCGAAGCTTCCCCAGTCGATCAAGGACAAGGGGGCGATCCAGGTCGGTGCCTCGATCGAGTACGCCCCGATGGAGTACTACGACACCGACGGCAAGACCGTGATCGGCTTCGACAAGGAGCTCTCCGACCTGCTGACGGCCAAGCTCGGGGTGCCCTTCGTGTGGAACGGCACCACCTTCGACGGGCTGATCACCCAGCTCAACTCCAACCGCCTCGACACCATCATCTCCGCGATGACCGACACCCCGGAGCGCCAGCAGCAGGTCGATTTCGTCGACTACTACAGGGCCGGGATGGTGATGCTCGTCCAGAAGGGCAACCCGAAGGGCATCCGTACCGTCGACGACCTGTGCGGCAAGACCGTGGCCGTCCAGCGCGGCACCAGCCAGGACCAGTACCTGCAGACCACCGTCCAGGACCAGTGCAAGGCCGCCGGCAAGCCGCTGAACCTGCTCGCCTTCGACACCGAGTCCGAGGCCATGCTGCAGGTCAAGCAGGGCCGTGCCGACTCCGGCATGCAGGACTACCCGGTCGCGGCGTACAACGTGAAGCAGGGCAACGGCGCGTACGAGACCGCCGGTGACCAGGTCATCGCCAACCCGCTCGGCATCGCGGTGCGCAAGTCCGACACCCAGCTGCGCGACGCGCTGCAGCAGGCGGTGCAGGCGATCATGGACGACGGGTCGTACCAGAAGCTGATCGAGAAGTACGACACCCCGCAGGGGGCCATCGACAAGGCCACCATCAACGCAGGCAAGTGA
- a CDS encoding amino acid ABC transporter permease, which translates to MTGSTAPGARTDGTDTPDTPVDGDIVAVPVRHPWRWVGAGVVLVLLVLLVWAFSQASIDWSVPPKYFFQSQVLKGMGNTLLISVLAQVVGVALGILVAVMRQSDNWVTRGVAEFYIWLFRGTPVLVQLMIWYNLSLVFPTIPGTGIPMNSVMTPFTAALLGLGINEGAYMAEIVRSGIQSVDKGQVEAASALGMSRTHTMRRIVLPQAMRVIIPPTGNEFINMLKTSSLAYSIQYLELLQAAVRIYSNTLQVIEMLITVSAWYLILTTVFSIAQYYLERYFNRSDQESGRDDGPLGTVKRNLKFGRQE; encoded by the coding sequence GTGACCGGCTCCACTGCTCCGGGTGCCCGCACCGACGGCACCGACACCCCTGACACCCCGGTGGACGGGGACATCGTCGCGGTCCCGGTCCGCCACCCGTGGCGGTGGGTCGGGGCCGGTGTGGTGCTGGTCCTGCTGGTCCTGCTGGTCTGGGCCTTCTCCCAGGCCAGTATCGACTGGTCGGTGCCACCGAAGTACTTTTTCCAGAGCCAGGTCCTCAAGGGCATGGGCAACACGCTGCTGATCAGCGTGCTCGCCCAGGTCGTCGGGGTCGCCCTGGGCATCCTGGTCGCGGTGATGCGCCAGTCGGACAACTGGGTCACCCGCGGGGTCGCCGAGTTCTACATCTGGCTGTTCCGCGGCACCCCGGTGCTGGTCCAGCTGATGATCTGGTACAACCTCTCGCTGGTCTTCCCGACCATCCCCGGCACCGGGATCCCGATGAACTCGGTGATGACGCCGTTCACCGCGGCGCTGCTGGGGCTGGGCATCAACGAGGGCGCCTACATGGCCGAGATCGTCCGTTCCGGCATCCAGTCGGTGGACAAGGGCCAGGTGGAGGCGGCGAGTGCGCTCGGCATGTCGCGTACGCACACGATGCGGCGGATCGTGCTGCCCCAGGCGATGCGGGTGATCATCCCGCCGACCGGCAACGAGTTCATCAACATGCTGAAGACCTCGTCGCTGGCGTACTCGATCCAGTACCTCGAACTGCTGCAGGCGGCGGTCCGGATCTACTCGAACACCTTGCAGGTGATCGAGATGCTGATCACCGTCTCGGCCTGGTATCTGATCCTCACCACGGTCTTCTCGATCGCCCAGTATTACCTGGAGAGGTACTTCAACCGCTCCGACCAGGAGTCCGGCCGGGATGACGGACCCCTGGGCACCGTGAAGCGCAACCTCAAGTTCGGCAGGCAGGAATGA
- a CDS encoding amino acid ABC transporter ATP-binding protein: protein MSEQTTAGGTAPARDVIVEARGVTKRFGSLEVLKGIDMEVTRGEVAVLIGPSGSGKSTFLRCINHLERINGGSLRVRGHLVGYKERDGKLHELRDKEIAEQRRGIGMVFQRFNLFPHMTVMENICEAPIHVAGVPTATARATAVELLDRVGLPDKANAYPGKLSGGQQQRVAIARALAMKPELMLFDEPTSALDPELVGDVLGVMKQLAEDGMTMIVVTHEMGFAREVGDYLAFMDGGVIVEEGLPAEVLGNPREPRTQAFLSKVL, encoded by the coding sequence ATGAGCGAACAGACCACAGCCGGCGGCACCGCGCCCGCTCGGGACGTCATCGTCGAGGCCCGGGGCGTCACGAAGCGCTTCGGTTCCCTGGAGGTGCTCAAAGGCATCGACATGGAGGTGACCCGCGGCGAAGTGGCCGTGCTGATCGGCCCCTCCGGATCGGGCAAGTCGACCTTCCTGCGGTGCATCAACCATCTGGAACGGATCAACGGCGGCAGCCTGCGCGTCCGTGGTCACCTGGTCGGCTACAAGGAGCGCGACGGCAAGCTGCACGAGCTGCGCGACAAGGAGATCGCCGAGCAGCGCCGGGGGATCGGCATGGTCTTCCAGCGGTTCAACCTGTTCCCGCACATGACGGTGATGGAGAACATCTGCGAGGCCCCGATCCATGTCGCCGGCGTCCCGACGGCCACCGCCCGGGCCACCGCTGTGGAGCTCCTCGACCGGGTCGGGCTGCCGGACAAGGCGAATGCCTATCCGGGCAAGCTCTCCGGCGGGCAGCAGCAGCGCGTCGCGATCGCCCGGGCGCTGGCGATGAAGCCCGAACTGATGCTCTTCGACGAGCCGACCTCGGCGCTGGACCCGGAGCTGGTCGGTGACGTGCTCGGAGTGATGAAGCAGCTCGCCGAGGACGGCATGACCATGATCGTGGTCACCCACGAGATGGGCTTCGCCCGCGAGGTCGGCGACTACCTGGCGTTCATGGACGGCGGCGTCATCGTCGAGGAGGGCCTGCCCGCCGAGGTCCTCGGCAACCCGCGCGAACCGCGGACCCAGGCCTTCCTGTCCAAAGTGCTCTGA
- a CDS encoding ABC transporter substrate-binding protein: MKMITRVLAPLTAVVLAAGLAACGNGGAAAGGAGPATASPAGVNTAAPLYAKLPQAVKDKGSIQVGTDAAYAPMEYYDTDGKTVIGFDKDLGDLLGAKLGVPFVYNNSTFDGLITQINSKRFDVAITAMSDTPERQQEVDFVDYYLSGSVMIVKAGNPHGLKSVDDLCGQTIALQRGTVQDDYVTNDLDTKCQQAGKGKVNVLAFDHESEAMLQIQQDRAVAGLQDYPVAVYSAKQSAGKYETVGDQVTAAPLGIAVSKQDTQLRDALQEALQSAIDDGSYAKLLDTYGTPQSAVQQASINSGK, from the coding sequence ATGAAGATGATCACCCGCGTACTGGCACCGCTGACCGCGGTTGTTCTGGCCGCCGGCCTGGCGGCCTGTGGTAACGGCGGTGCTGCTGCCGGCGGTGCCGGCCCGGCGACCGCGTCGCCCGCGGGGGTGAACACGGCGGCCCCGCTGTACGCGAAGCTGCCCCAGGCGGTGAAGGACAAGGGGTCGATCCAGGTCGGCACCGACGCGGCGTACGCGCCGATGGAGTACTACGACACCGACGGCAAGACGGTGATCGGCTTCGACAAGGACCTCGGCGACCTGCTGGGCGCCAAGCTCGGCGTGCCGTTCGTCTACAACAACTCGACCTTCGACGGGCTGATCACCCAGATCAACTCGAAGCGTTTCGACGTCGCGATCACCGCGATGAGCGACACCCCGGAGCGCCAGCAGGAGGTCGACTTCGTCGACTACTACCTCTCCGGCTCGGTGATGATCGTCAAGGCCGGCAACCCGCACGGCCTGAAGTCCGTCGACGACCTGTGTGGCCAGACCATCGCTCTGCAGCGCGGCACGGTCCAGGACGACTACGTCACCAACGACCTCGACACGAAGTGCCAGCAGGCCGGCAAGGGCAAGGTCAACGTCCTCGCCTTCGACCACGAGTCCGAGGCGATGCTGCAGATCCAGCAGGACCGCGCGGTCGCCGGGCTGCAGGACTACCCGGTCGCCGTGTACAGCGCCAAGCAGTCCGCCGGCAAGTACGAGACCGTCGGTGACCAGGTGACCGCCGCGCCGCTCGGCATCGCGGTGTCCAAGCAGGACACCCAGCTGCGCGACGCCCTCCAGGAAGCCCTCCAGTCGGCGATCGACGACGGCTCGTACGCCAAGCTGCTCGACACGTACGGCACGCCGCAGTCGGCCGTTCAGCAGGCCAGCATCAACAGCGGCAAGTGA